A DNA window from Anaerocolumna sp. AGMB13020 contains the following coding sequences:
- a CDS encoding DNA topoisomerase produces the protein MSKNLYISEKPSVAQEFAKALKEDFKKRDGYMESDKSLVTWCVGHLVTMSYPESYDASLKRWSLETLPFMPKAYRYEVIPAVAKQFAVVKGLLNRQDVDCIYVCTDSGREGEYIYRLVDQLAEVPVNKEKRRVWIDSQTEDEILRGIREAKPLSAYNNLSASAYLRAKEDYLMGINFSRVLTLKYGQSVSNYLQGEKRAAISVGRVMTCVLGMVVRREREIREFVKTPFYRVLITLETSGKTFDGEFRAVEGSKYFNSSLLYKENGFREKESAVKLIEELLDRTPALEERQENNKSIFTDTISEEETVNAEITSIEKKKENKNAPLLYNLAELQNDCARMFKISPDETLKITQELYEKKLVTYPRTDARVLSTAVAKEIHKNIGGLRNYAMVREYAAEILEKGSFKNIAKTRYVNDKQITDHYAIIPTGQGYQALNSLNPTAGKVYEIIARRFLSIFFPPAVYQKISLTTKQKQESFFSSFKVLLEEGYLKVAANSFDKRKEQQADASQGKNEKEDSEDSDYGADFMEAVKNLKKGMLLPVKAMTIREGETAPPKRYNSGSMILAMENAGQLIEDEELRAQIKGSGIGTSATRAEILNKLVKIDYLALNKKTQIITPSLLGEMIYDVVNSSIKSLLNAELTASWEKGLTMVSGGEISEEEYMGKLEGFVARMTNGVKGLSNQYGLKQYFDEVSVFYKSKK, from the coding sequence ATGTCTAAGAATTTATATATTTCAGAGAAACCCAGTGTAGCCCAGGAATTCGCCAAAGCCCTGAAGGAAGACTTTAAAAAGAGAGACGGCTATATGGAATCGGATAAATCGCTGGTAACCTGGTGTGTGGGTCACCTGGTTACAATGAGTTATCCCGAAAGCTATGACGCTTCACTGAAACGCTGGAGTCTGGAGACACTGCCCTTTATGCCAAAAGCTTACCGCTATGAGGTCATACCGGCTGTGGCAAAACAGTTCGCCGTAGTAAAAGGGCTGTTAAACCGTCAGGATGTTGACTGTATCTATGTCTGTACTGACTCCGGACGTGAAGGAGAATACATATACCGATTGGTAGACCAGCTGGCAGAAGTTCCGGTAAATAAAGAAAAACGAAGAGTGTGGATTGATTCTCAGACAGAGGATGAGATCTTAAGGGGAATCCGAGAAGCGAAGCCTCTTAGTGCTTATAATAACCTGTCAGCTTCTGCTTATTTAAGGGCCAAAGAGGATTATCTGATGGGGATTAATTTCTCCAGAGTCCTGACTTTAAAATATGGGCAGAGTGTATCTAATTATTTGCAGGGGGAAAAACGTGCGGCTATTTCGGTGGGCAGGGTTATGACCTGTGTTCTCGGCATGGTCGTAAGAAGAGAAAGAGAGATCAGGGAATTTGTTAAAACACCTTTTTACAGGGTTTTGATTACTCTTGAAACCTCAGGAAAGACCTTTGACGGTGAATTTCGTGCAGTAGAAGGTTCTAAATATTTTAACTCCTCCTTATTATATAAAGAGAACGGTTTCAGAGAAAAAGAAAGTGCCGTTAAGCTGATTGAAGAACTGCTTGATAGAACACCTGCCTTAGAGGAACGTCAGGAGAATAATAAATCGATTTTTACAGATACCATATCGGAAGAAGAAACAGTAAATGCGGAAATAACCTCCATTGAGAAAAAGAAAGAGAATAAAAATGCACCGCTGCTCTATAATCTGGCAGAGCTTCAGAATGATTGCGCCAGGATGTTTAAGATCAGTCCGGATGAAACCCTTAAGATTACCCAGGAGCTGTATGAAAAGAAGCTGGTTACTTATCCAAGAACCGATGCCAGAGTTCTGTCTACAGCAGTTGCAAAGGAAATCCATAAGAATATTGGTGGCCTTAGAAATTATGCTATGGTAAGGGAATATGCAGCCGAGATTCTTGAAAAAGGAAGCTTTAAAAATATTGCAAAAACCAGATATGTAAATGATAAACAGATTACGGACCATTATGCCATCATCCCCACAGGCCAGGGCTATCAGGCACTGAATTCCCTGAACCCTACTGCCGGAAAGGTCTATGAGATAATTGCCAGAAGATTCTTAAGTATCTTTTTTCCGCCTGCGGTTTATCAGAAGATAAGCCTTACCACCAAACAGAAACAGGAAAGCTTCTTTTCAAGCTTTAAGGTCTTACTGGAGGAAGGGTATCTTAAGGTGGCGGCCAATTCCTTTGATAAGAGAAAAGAGCAGCAGGCCGACGCTAGTCAAGGGAAGAATGAGAAAGAGGACAGTGAAGATTCGGATTATGGTGCTGACTTCATGGAGGCAGTAAAAAATCTTAAGAAAGGTATGCTTCTGCCGGTAAAAGCCATGACCATAAGAGAGGGTGAAACCGCACCGCCCAAAAGATATAATTCCGGTTCTATGATTCTTGCAATGGAAAATGCAGGTCAGTTAATAGAAGATGAAGAATTAAGAGCCCAGATCAAAGGCAGTGGCATCGGTACCAGTGCAACCAGAGCGGAAATCCTTAATAAGCTTGTTAAAATTGATTATCTTGCATTGAATAAAAAGACGCAGATCATAACACCCAGTCTTTTAGGAGAAATGATTTATGATGTTGTAAATTCCTCCATAAAATCTCTCCTTAATGCAGAGCTTACTGCCAGCTGGGAGAAGGGTCTAACGATGGTTTCCGGGGGAGAGATTTCCGAAGAAGAATATATGGGTAAATTAGAAGGATTTGTAGCCCGAATGACCAATGGAGTAAAAGGGTTATCGAACCAGTATGGCCTGAAACAATACTTTGATGAGGTATCCGTTTTTTATAAAAGCAAAAAATAA
- a CDS encoding acyltransferase → MWEELTIEKNYDLTQTIAADIFAGATYPWEVLSAIGSFIKKLGEQLDSDVYKRIGEDVWIAKSASVAPTAYIGGPAIIGKEAEIRHGAYIRGNAIVGEGAVVGNSTELKNVILFNKVQVPHYNYVGDSVLGYKAHMGAGAITSNVKSDKTLVTISKQGEKLETGLKKMGAMLGDNVEIGCNSVLNPGTVIGKGSHVYPLSMVRGFVPAGAIYKKQGEVAKLNE, encoded by the coding sequence ATGTGGGAAGAACTTACCATTGAAAAGAACTATGATTTAACACAGACAATTGCAGCTGATATCTTTGCAGGAGCTACCTATCCCTGGGAAGTACTGTCTGCTATCGGCAGTTTTATCAAGAAGCTGGGAGAACAGCTGGATAGTGATGTATATAAAAGAATCGGTGAAGATGTGTGGATTGCAAAATCTGCTTCAGTAGCACCTACAGCCTATATCGGAGGACCAGCTATTATCGGAAAAGAGGCTGAAATCAGACATGGTGCTTATATCAGAGGTAATGCAATCGTAGGTGAAGGTGCGGTGGTCGGGAATTCCACTGAACTTAAGAATGTAATCCTTTTTAACAAGGTACAGGTGCCGCATTATAATTATGTGGGAGATTCTGTTCTGGGATATAAAGCTCATATGGGGGCAGGAGCAATTACCTCTAATGTTAAATCTGATAAGACACTGGTTACCATCAGCAAGCAGGGCGAAAAACTTGAGACAGGTCTTAAGAAAATGGGAGCGATGCTTGGTGACAATGTTGAGATTGGCTGCAACAGTGTTCTTAACCCAGGTACGGTAATCGGCAAGGGGTCCCATGTGTATCCTTTGTCCATGGTCAGAGGTTTTGTTCCGGCAGGAGCTATTTATAAAAAGCAAGGTGAAGTGGCTAAGCTAAATGAATAA
- a CDS encoding GAF domain-containing protein — MVELTNDYPKDKKELYELVNAQLKALLDNEPDVIPGLANASALLMAALTDINWSGFYLMKRGELLLGPFQGKTACVHIAIGRGVCGTAVLKDETQLIYDVHEFPGHIACDSASRSEIVIPLHYKGSIVGVLDIDSPSLGRFDEQDKEGLSVFVNTLETLLDWKNN; from the coding sequence ATGGTTGAATTAACCAACGACTATCCAAAGGATAAAAAAGAATTATATGAGCTTGTGAACGCACAGTTAAAAGCTCTGCTTGATAATGAACCGGATGTAATACCTGGTCTTGCCAATGCATCAGCCCTTTTAATGGCTGCGTTAACAGACATTAACTGGTCAGGGTTCTACCTGATGAAAAGGGGCGAACTACTTCTTGGTCCTTTTCAGGGAAAGACGGCCTGCGTACATATAGCAATTGGCCGAGGTGTATGCGGAACAGCCGTTCTAAAGGATGAAACTCAGCTGATTTACGACGTTCATGAATTTCCCGGACATATTGCCTGTGACAGTGCTTCCCGTTCAGAAATCGTAATACCGCTTCATTATAAAGGCAGCATAGTAGGTGTACTTGATATTGACAGTCCATCGCTGGGACGTTTTGATGAACAGGACAAAGAGGGGCTTTCAGTTTTTGTAAACACACTGGAAACTCTCCTTGACTGGAAAAATAATTAA
- a CDS encoding YjbE family putative metal transport protein (Members of this highly hydrophobic protein family,regularly are found preceded by the yybP-ykoY manganese riboswitch (see RF00080). A metal cation transport function is proposed.), which yields MSAFIVTMLDILHIALLNIILSFDNISVIAFVSEKLNSDNRKKAYLSGFTLSLLFSILFTSLISVIMEVKWLPIQPFGGFLLMKITYDMLKPEKEDLKKEEGEYTLNQDLKLSKAILKITFISLSLSFDNILAIAGAADGNIRIISLGLLLSLPILLLSCRLFMNLMKRYLIILYLCGAVLIHTSLEMIFSYPLLLTLIPGLLTNILSMLASLTIVIYGFYKWKKMKATGMKHTA from the coding sequence ATGTCTGCTTTCATCGTCACGATGTTAGATATTCTGCACATAGCACTGCTTAATATTATTTTAAGCTTTGATAATATTAGTGTTATAGCCTTTGTCTCTGAGAAATTAAACAGTGATAACCGTAAGAAGGCTTATTTATCCGGCTTTACATTATCCTTGCTATTCTCAATCCTCTTTACCTCTTTGATCAGTGTTATAATGGAAGTCAAATGGCTGCCCATTCAGCCTTTTGGAGGTTTTCTGCTTATGAAGATCACCTATGACATGCTTAAACCTGAAAAAGAAGACCTAAAGAAAGAGGAAGGCGAATATACGCTGAATCAGGATCTGAAACTTTCAAAAGCAATTCTTAAAATTACTTTTATAAGCCTTTCTTTAAGCTTTGACAACATACTAGCCATCGCAGGAGCTGCAGACGGAAATATACGAATTATTTCATTGGGTTTACTGCTTAGTCTTCCAATATTATTGCTAAGCTGCCGGCTATTTATGAATCTGATGAAACGCTACCTGATAATCCTGTACCTGTGCGGTGCTGTCTTAATTCATACGTCTCTGGAAATGATTTTCTCATATCCTCTGCTCCTTACTCTGATTCCCGGCCTATTAACAAATATTCTGTCCATGTTAGCCTCATTAACTATTGTAATTTATGGATTTTATAAATGGAAGAAAATGAAAGCTACCGGAATGAAACATACGGCATAA
- a CDS encoding Fur family transcriptional regulator, whose product MNSNILKSADLKQTKKRNLILSVLESAQTALTVEEIAELASKDLKINISTIYRALNTLAEKDIVIKTLYQDGKTYFEINNHTHRHSLICTKCNKKVNIDICPLEPIENNLSVNTGYTITGHNLEIYGICPDCQEKPVL is encoded by the coding sequence GTGAACAGCAATATACTAAAATCCGCCGATTTAAAGCAGACAAAGAAAAGAAACCTTATCCTTTCTGTGCTGGAATCTGCGCAAACTGCTCTGACTGTGGAGGAAATTGCAGAATTAGCCTCAAAGGATCTGAAGATAAATATCTCCACCATTTACAGAGCTTTGAATACACTAGCCGAAAAAGACATCGTAATCAAGACTCTGTATCAAGACGGCAAGACCTATTTTGAAATTAACAACCATACCCACAGGCATTCCCTTATCTGTACCAAATGCAATAAAAAGGTTAATATCGATATCTGCCCTCTTGAGCCTATTGAAAATAACCTTTCCGTTAATACAGGTTACACCATAACCGGACACAACCTTGAAATATACGGTATATGTCCTGATTGCCAGGAGAAACCTGTACTTTAG
- a CDS encoding GTP-binding protein — MPVKIDIFSGFLGAGKTTLIKKLLEEALTGEKIALIENEFGAVGIDGRIMRDYDLQITELNAGCICCSIAGDFTGGLKEVLTRYKPDRILIEPSGVSKLSDVIKGCSPFFKEGTAVLNICLTVIDVTKYKMYVKNFSEFYKDQLTSAGTIIFSRTAKADREKIDAITAEIRKANKLAGIITTDWERLEGKAILMLAEEGSSAIFEREPQKSRAVKGLSSPRISSANAGYIISGHNAEDVFSVWGHETSQIFKKNKLSEMLYRLDRLGMEIVRAKGIVETEDEKWVQFDYVPGEVTINDSDPDYIGRFNVIGSKLDQEKLSRLFNVTN, encoded by the coding sequence ATGCCGGTTAAAATTGATATTTTCTCAGGGTTTTTAGGAGCAGGTAAGACTACCTTGATTAAGAAGCTTTTGGAGGAAGCCTTAACAGGGGAGAAGATTGCTCTGATAGAGAATGAGTTTGGAGCTGTTGGTATTGATGGAAGAATCATGCGAGATTATGATCTGCAGATTACGGAGTTAAATGCAGGCTGTATTTGCTGCAGTATTGCCGGTGATTTTACCGGAGGGCTTAAGGAAGTACTAACCCGTTATAAACCTGACAGGATCCTTATTGAGCCCTCCGGTGTCAGTAAGCTGTCAGATGTGATCAAAGGCTGTTCACCGTTTTTTAAGGAGGGAACAGCGGTGCTTAATATTTGTCTGACGGTTATTGATGTTACGAAATATAAAATGTATGTTAAGAACTTTTCGGAATTCTATAAAGATCAGCTTACCAGTGCAGGAACGATTATTTTCAGCAGAACAGCAAAGGCTGACAGGGAGAAGATTGATGCTATTACTGCTGAGATCAGGAAGGCAAATAAATTAGCCGGTATTATTACAACGGACTGGGAACGCCTTGAGGGTAAGGCAATCCTAATGCTTGCAGAAGAGGGCAGCAGTGCTATTTTTGAAAGAGAACCTCAGAAGTCCAGAGCCGTAAAAGGTTTAAGTTCTCCCAGAATCTCTAGTGCCAATGCCGGATATATTATATCCGGCCATAATGCAGAGGATGTTTTTTCTGTCTGGGGCCATGAGACTTCACAAATCTTTAAAAAGAATAAGCTCTCGGAGATGTTATATAGACTTGACCGTCTGGGTATGGAGATTGTACGTGCCAAAGGAATTGTTGAGACGGAGGATGAAAAGTGGGTGCAATTTGACTATGTTCCAGGTGAAGTAACTATCAATGACAGTGATCCCGATTATATAGGAAGATTCAATGTAATTGGTAGTAAATTGGATCAAGAGAAACTAAGCCGATTATTTAATGTAACTAATTAA
- a CDS encoding permease: MAIDIDVVSGFLESGKTTFINELITGNTFEEYENIGLLVCEEGEIEYDEKLLKEKNISLIVIEEPSRLTGDYLLELTSKKNLDYIIIEYNGTWNIQTLLDMKLKGGLKLRNVLFISEADKFNSYYHNMAGLLQPHMMNSDYVVINRHDSLSKEERKNIQNNVKRVNKGTGTVFLNNIQEDARLLRIFTPFENYKKTVTPGMLLLMVVLGILCFLPTASLSVVYDNIQKVSLSFLSILIQAIPFILLGAFLSSFLQLVIPTGWIIRQISGNTVKSFGVAALAGFFFPVCDCGLAPLITGLLKKGTPLPQVITFWLASAAVNPVVLLSVMYAFPENKLIILIRILAGVFVALVIGIILKLLDIKNSDVVKTDSSLTGMGIDMIYDSNNRGLRKASAVLKGAQIEFFRVFQYVIIGALVSSVSLTFVPQVIKSLISGNILIQFVIMFIAAAFMSTCSTTNAFIGRSFYGQFTLPAVLSFMTLGPMLDFKNIIILSEALTKKFLVQLCLLMAVVGFLAYSLINIIL, encoded by the coding sequence ATGGCAATTGATATTGATGTGGTTTCCGGCTTCCTGGAAAGCGGTAAGACCACCTTCATTAATGAATTGATTACCGGTAACACCTTTGAAGAGTATGAGAATATCGGGTTACTAGTCTGTGAAGAGGGTGAAATTGAATACGATGAGAAACTCCTGAAAGAGAAAAATATTAGTCTGATAGTCATAGAAGAACCCTCCAGGTTAACAGGGGATTATCTGCTTGAACTTACCAGTAAGAAAAATTTGGATTACATCATCATAGAATATAATGGAACCTGGAATATTCAGACACTTCTGGATATGAAGTTAAAAGGTGGCTTGAAGCTTAGAAATGTACTTTTTATCAGTGAAGCAGATAAATTCAACAGCTATTATCACAATATGGCAGGGTTATTGCAGCCCCATATGATGAACAGTGATTATGTGGTAATAAATCGTCATGATTCCTTAAGTAAGGAGGAGCGAAAGAACATCCAAAATAATGTGAAGAGAGTCAATAAAGGTACCGGTACGGTTTTTCTTAACAACATTCAGGAGGATGCCCGCTTGCTTCGTATCTTTACGCCTTTTGAGAATTATAAGAAGACCGTAACACCTGGTATGCTGCTTCTTATGGTGGTTCTTGGTATTCTCTGTTTTCTGCCCACAGCTTCTCTCTCAGTGGTTTATGATAATATACAAAAAGTGTCACTATCCTTTCTAAGTATTTTAATTCAGGCGATTCCTTTTATATTGTTAGGTGCTTTCCTGTCCTCCTTTTTACAGTTAGTTATACCAACTGGTTGGATAATCAGACAGATCTCCGGCAATACTGTAAAATCTTTTGGCGTAGCGGCACTGGCAGGTTTTTTCTTTCCTGTCTGCGATTGCGGACTGGCGCCGCTTATAACAGGACTGCTTAAGAAAGGGACACCGCTGCCTCAGGTAATAACCTTCTGGCTGGCTTCTGCTGCAGTTAATCCGGTGGTTTTATTATCTGTTATGTATGCATTTCCAGAGAATAAGCTCATAATACTGATACGAATCCTTGCTGGTGTATTTGTTGCCCTGGTTATAGGAATTATTCTAAAACTCCTTGATATTAAGAATAGTGATGTTGTTAAGACTGATAGCAGTCTAACCGGTATGGGAATCGATATGATTTATGACAGCAACAACAGGGGGTTAAGAAAAGCCTCTGCGGTGCTAAAGGGAGCACAGATTGAATTCTTTCGAGTATTTCAATACGTAATCATAGGTGCCTTGGTATCTTCCGTCAGCCTTACCTTTGTACCTCAGGTAATCAAGTCTCTGATCAGCGGAAACATATTGATACAGTTTGTAATTATGTTCATAGCTGCTGCTTTTATGTCTACCTGCTCCACTACAAATGCGTTTATCGGAAGAAGTTTTTATGGGCAGTTCACCCTTCCGGCAGTATTGTCCTTTATGACCTTAGGGCCAATGCTGGATTTTAAGAATATCATTATTCTGTCGGAAGCTCTGACAAAGAAATTTTTAGTACAGCTATGTCTGCTAATGGCAGTAGTAGGCTTTCTAGCCTATTCCTTGATAAATATTATTCTGTAA